The genomic window acgcttggcattcaggccaatgagttcaatcttggtttcataagaccagagaatcttgtttctcatggtctgagagtcctttaggtaccttttggcaagcACCAAGCAGGCTGTCGTGTCTTTTTACTAAAGAATTGGCTtctgtcttgccactctaccataaataccttttttgttggagtgctgcatagatggttgtccttctggaaggtctctgccatctccacagtggaactctaaagctctgtcgcagtgaccatcgggttcttggtcacctccttgaccaatgcccttctcccccgtttggccaggcggccagctctaggaagagtcttggtggttccaaacttcttccgtttaagaatgatggaggccactttgtcCTTGGAGGCCACTTTGTCCTTGGAGGCCACTTTGTCCTTGGAGGCCACTTTGTCCttggaggccactttgttcttggggaccttcaatgctgcatgcattttttggtacccttccccagagctgtgcctcgacacaatcttgtctcatagCGTTACAGACCATCCCTTCGACttcatggcatggtttttgctctgacatgcactgtcaactgtggaaccttaatatagacaggtgtgtgcctttccaaatcatgtctaatcaattgaatttaccacgggtggaatccaatcaagttgtagaaacatctcaaggatgatcaatggaaacaatgcaactgatctcaatttcgagtctcatagcaaggggtctgaatacttatgtaaataaggtattttttaaaataagtttgcaaacatgtctaaatctgttttcgcttgtcattatggggtattatgtgtttttatttaatccattttagaataaggttgcaAAGTGGAAAATTTGAAGGTGTCTGAacacttttcgaatgcactgtaaggtaaaaaaaaaaaacgaaaggTGGGTGGTTGGTATAACGCAAACgtctagcaatccaaaggttgcgtgttcagtCATCACTGACAACTTTTAGAATGgttgctaattagcaactttgcaactacttagcctGTTAGCTTACCCTTTcccttaaccctaacattaacccttatAGCTAACCCTTTACccttaactcctaaccttaacccctaaccttagtATTAGTtagtgttagccacctagctaatgttggcTGCAACAGATTGGTATTTGTAACATATCACACATTTTactaatttgtaacatattgtacaaattgcaattcTTAACACATCATACAACATGGATGatagacatccacaaatgaatacatatgaaacataacatatcatactaaatgtagtgtctcagatttacgtacagaataatacaaaatactCTAGTTGGGGGATCAACTAGCTACGACAATGCTGTTTTTCAGGTTCCCTGACATTAGGTATAAGCATTTGTTGATGGTGTTTCTCTAATTAATCCCATTGGAGTCATAGCCTAGTTAGATTTTGACTGAATGCATTGAAAGTATTCACCCACAATGCCATAGTGTTCTTACCTTGTAAGTATTCAGCCTGCCACTGTCTCAAAATGCCAACTTTTCACTTGGCAAACTTTACTTGGTGATACTTTACTAAATATGGAATGCTCTGGTGTTGTATCTCCTGTGGCTAGTTGCCTGTTAAACCCTGACACTCAGCAAATGATCTGTGAAAAAAATGACATCAACAAGTCGGTGTCATCTCACCATTGTCCCTGAAGGTTAACTTAACCGTCTTGTATGTGTATTGTGCAAGGGTAGTATTTGACACAGTTGCTGACAACTGTTTTTTTTCCCACCTTTGTGCACAGATCAATAAAGTGAAGAATGAGAAGGTGGAGAACCTGAATAAAATATTTACAGAGGTCCAACTGGATGTCAGAAGTGTATCAAAATGCACTGCTCCGGTGCCCAGAAAGCCAACACCGGTAAGGTTAAACTGAGAATCAATGGATTAACTGGCAGTTGTGTGCTGAGTATCCTCCATCTGATGGTTGTTTTGATTGTCTTCCTTTATCTCTTCTCAagtctttttttgtttgtttgttttttatgtcAGGTTGTCCGTGAAGCACCGAAAGAGTCTGCGAATGTGGACGGCGCTGCCCAGTTGTTCTCTCAGCTATAGTGCGGATTGGCTGCATGAAATGAAATCTAGTTACAATTCGAACAGTCCACACTGCCCCAATAACTTGTGTAGAATGTAATATGACTATCATGATGACGATATGTAAATATGgtgatatatttttaaaaaagtgTGCAGATATTCGAAGAATGTAAAGGATTAATTTGTTGAGAGGTTGACACATGCTGTAAAATGATAGATTCCCCGTTGGACACATCTGCCAAATATAATGATCAACAACCTTAAGGTGTCTGTTGCATGTATCTATGCTGATATTGATCTCTCTCCACAAGACTATGCTGCCAATGCTGAATGTCAGGGTCTTAGTGCCACACAATATTAAATATTTGTAGGTAGTTTTTATTGGATTTTATGAGATATTGTACTAATTATTAAGTTGTTCTTGGATAATCTACTGAATGATGCGTGGGTCTATTAGTAAATCACTCGTTCTTCTCCTTTTTAAAAAAACTTTGGGAGAACTACATCTCGGCGCAGCTTGCTGGCAGTGGCTGGTTTTATGTATGCTGGGCACATTCAGCGGTAGCCAGTTGGTGGTGCTTTACTGATGTGCTCCTGATTGCCTGTCTCTGTGGACAGACACCTGTGTGGAGGCTGTATTTATTCAGTCAGTAAGCATGGGGCTGTCACAAGACATACGTGTG from Oncorhynchus mykiss isolate Arlee chromosome 15, USDA_OmykA_1.1, whole genome shotgun sequence includes these protein-coding regions:
- the rbis gene encoding ribosomal biogenesis factor, with amino-acid sequence MAKNKQKGKKQQNVFRVTNKQTKQKNKAKPVTSTLKHINKVKNEKVENLNKIFTEVQLDVRSVSKCTAPVPRKPTPVVREAPKESANVDGAAQLFSQL